In Lentibacillus sp. JNUCC-1, the genomic window ACGTAGAAGTGATCAACAGTGCACCACAGAAATATCCTGCTACTAAAGGTATGATTGTTCAAGTAACAGATAAAGAATTGCTGGATAAAACAGGAGGAATTGTTCAGGGTATGAGTGGTAGCCCAATTATCCAAGATGGAAAGGTAATTGGTGCGGTAACACATGTTTTTGTTAATGACTCCACATCTGGTTATGGCGTGCATATCGAGTGGATGATGCAAGAAGCAGGTATTGATATTTATAAAACAGAGGAACAGGCAAGTTAACAAAAAAGATCTGCACATGTTGCAGATCTTTTTTATTAGAAATTTTTTTCGACAAAACCATCAAAAAAAGTCGAATCACATCGAATAATCGAGTAAAGTAATGAAAATGGAAGGAAATTAATTTTTTTAACAAAATAAAAAGGAATTGTCATGTTTGTGTCGAATAATAATAAAGGGAAGCATAGTACAAAGGGGAGGAATTATTGATGGAGAAAATATCTGTTTGTCTGGTTGATGATAACCGGGAATTAATTCAGTTGATGGAGGATTATTTTGACACACAGGATGATATTCAAGTAACAGGGGTTGCCTATAATGGCAGAGAATGCCTGGATATAATAGAAGAAGCAGAGCCTGATGTTCTTGTTTTGGATATTATTATGCCGCATGTTGATGGATTGGCCGTTATGGAAACGCTAAAGGGCATGGATTTAACCAAACACCCTAATGTCATTATGCTGACAGCTTTTGGTCAGGAAGAAGTTATGAAGAAAGCGGTCGATCTCGGTGCAGCTTACTTTATATTAAAACCATTTGACCTTGATCACTTAGGAGAACAAATTCGTCAGGTATGCGGTTATCAATCACCATTGACAAACGGTGGACAACGCAATAAAAAAGATAAAAAACTGGACTTGGAAGCAAGCATTACAGCCATTATCCATGAAATTGGTGTCCCAGCGCATATCAAGGGCTACATGTATCTAAGAGAAGCGATTACAATGGTATATAATGACATAGAGCTTCTTGGATCCATTACAAAGGTCTTGTATCCGGATATTGCCAAAAAGTATGGCACGACCGCCTCTAGAGTGGAGCGCGCTATCCGCCATGCCATAGAAGTTGCCTGGAGCCGAGGAAACATTGATTCCATCTCGTCATTATTTGGTTATACTGTTTCAGTTTCCAAGGCGAAACCAACCAATTCTGAGTTTATTGCCATGGTGGCTGATCGGCTGCGGCTGGAGCATCGAGCGAGCTGAAATACATAAAAGGAGCTGACTCAGTCAGCTCCTTTTTAATCTCTTCGTTTTTGTTTTTGGGCTTGACGCTTTCGGTCACGGTAGACAATAAAGCCACCAATAAACCAAATACCTCCAACCAGGAGTGCCAGCCCGGCTATGAATTGTAATCCTGTGTTTATCATAAATGGATTCACTTCATTGAACAAAGAATCACGCATCAGTTTGATCCCGAAAGCCGCTATAATCCCTGGGATGACCAGGAGCGTTGCTGCAATAAGTCGAGCCATAGGTTGTCTGTTCCCCTTAAGAATAATATCAATACATAAACATCATAGCAAATTAGAAGCGAGAACGAAATGAATTTGCCAAAAAATACATCGTCATGTAAACTAGAACCAGTTGTCCAAAATAGTATAGCGTATCAAGTGTTAAATCATCACATATTTTTACGGTTTTACAACGCTATATTTAAAGCGCTTACAAGGAGTGGGGAATTGCATATGTTTTGAAAGGGGGCATTGTTTTTATTTTCCGTTTGGATCAAATACGTGTATATTAATAACATAAAGCAACAGATATATATATGAGTGAACAGGACAAGGAGGAAATAGAAATGGAAATTTTTAACTACATGGAGAAATATGAATACGAACAATTGGTGCTTTGCCATGATAAAAGCTCAGGTTTGAAGGCTATTATTGCTATACATGATACGACACTTGGACCAGCACTTGGCGGCTGCCGTATATGGCCATATGAAACAGAGGAAGAAGCCATCGAGGATGCTCTCCGACTCGCTAAAGGCATGACTTATAAAAATGCGGCTGCCGGTCTTGACCTCGGAGGCGGAAAAGCGGTCATTATTGCTGATCCAAAGAAAGACAAGAACCCGGAAATGTTCCGAGCGTTTGGACGATACGTTCAAGGGCTGAACGGTCGCTACATTACAGCTGAAGATGTAGGCGCAACGGAACAAGACATGGACATTATACATAAGGAGACAGACTTTGTTACAGGTATATCCAAAGAATTTGGATCTGGGGGCAACCCATCTCCCGTCACCGCATATGGCATTTATATTGGGATCAAAGCATCTGCTAAAGAAGCGTTTGGTTCTGATGATCTAAATGGAAAAACAGTTGCTGTACAGGGTGTCGGAAATGTTGCTTTTGAGTTATGCAATTACCTGCACAAAGACGGTGCCAAACTAATTGTAACGGATATTCATAAAGAAGCCGTGGATCGTGCTGTTCAGGCCTTTGGGGCTGAGGCAGTTGAGCCGGACGCCATCTATGATGTACAATGTGACATTTTTGCACCTTGTGCGCTTGGGGCTGTCATTAACGATGACACCATACCACGCTTGAGTGCAAAAGTGATTGCAGGTTCCGCCAATAATCAGCTTAAGACAGAAAAACATGGGAACGTTCTACATGAAAAAGGGATTTTGTACGCTCCTGATTATGTGATCAACTCAGGCGGCGTGATTAATGTGGCAGATGAACTTATCGGCTACAATGAAGCACGGGCCATGCGTAAGGTGGAAACCATTTATGATAATCTGATGGAAATCTACCAGATCTCAAAGCAGGAG contains:
- the spo0A gene encoding sporulation transcription factor Spo0A; translated protein: MEKISVCLVDDNRELIQLMEDYFDTQDDIQVTGVAYNGRECLDIIEEAEPDVLVLDIIMPHVDGLAVMETLKGMDLTKHPNVIMLTAFGQEEVMKKAVDLGAAYFILKPFDLDHLGEQIRQVCGYQSPLTNGGQRNKKDKKLDLEASITAIIHEIGVPAHIKGYMYLREAITMVYNDIELLGSITKVLYPDIAKKYGTTASRVERAIRHAIEVAWSRGNIDSISSLFGYTVSVSKAKPTNSEFIAMVADRLRLEHRAS
- a CDS encoding DUF2627 domain-containing protein, with the translated sequence MARLIAATLLVIPGIIAAFGIKLMRDSLFNEVNPFMINTGLQFIAGLALLVGGIWFIGGFIVYRDRKRQAQKQKRRD
- a CDS encoding Glu/Leu/Phe/Val dehydrogenase dimerization domain-containing protein, translating into MEIFNYMEKYEYEQLVLCHDKSSGLKAIIAIHDTTLGPALGGCRIWPYETEEEAIEDALRLAKGMTYKNAAAGLDLGGGKAVIIADPKKDKNPEMFRAFGRYVQGLNGRYITAEDVGATEQDMDIIHKETDFVTGISKEFGSGGNPSPVTAYGIYIGIKASAKEAFGSDDLNGKTVAVQGVGNVAFELCNYLHKDGAKLIVTDIHKEAVDRAVQAFGAEAVEPDAIYDVQCDIFAPCALGAVINDDTIPRLSAKVIAGSANNQLKTEKHGNVLHEKGILYAPDYVINSGGVINVADELIGYNEARAMRKVETIYDNLMEIYQISKQENIPTAEAADRLAEDRIESARKSRYQFFPDRHHILSRR